In one window of Azotobacter salinestris DNA:
- a CDS encoding helix-turn-helix transcriptional regulator, which yields MKVISLPRGRHQLHTMPTNAGYDRVQDCTYCWDGRRRGNTPFAIVQHTLAGEGNLRFEGRHHRLRAGDTMLVLVPHDHCYWLETGGSWEFFWIAMYGKEALRLQRALLDERGPVLRLSDKTIECLAENVDALIRSPELTAGRASALAYESLMALHDDLLVQDVALDATRTGVIASIQNHIHACLRCKPDTLSPQTEDDELDVASLAQLAGLSRSHFSRLFTRTVGMSPAQYVLNERMKRAAHLLEATDLSVKAIALSVGIHDPNYFSKLFRHAFSLSPSEFRLSGLYVNSRGRL from the coding sequence ATGAAGGTCATATCCCTGCCACGCGGCAGGCATCAGTTGCACACCATGCCGACCAATGCCGGCTATGACCGGGTACAGGACTGCACCTACTGCTGGGATGGCCGTCGACGTGGCAACACGCCTTTCGCCATCGTGCAGCATACCCTGGCGGGGGAGGGCAACCTGCGCTTCGAGGGGCGTCACCATCGACTGCGCGCCGGCGACACCATGCTGGTGCTGGTCCCGCACGACCATTGTTACTGGCTGGAGACCGGGGGTTCCTGGGAGTTCTTCTGGATCGCCATGTACGGCAAGGAAGCTCTCCGCCTGCAACGGGCCTTGCTGGACGAGCGTGGTCCGGTATTGCGCCTGAGCGACAAGACCATCGAATGCCTGGCCGAAAACGTCGATGCCCTGATCCGTTCGCCGGAGCTGACCGCCGGCCGGGCGTCGGCCCTGGCCTACGAGTCGCTCATGGCGCTGCACGACGACCTGCTTGTGCAGGATGTCGCCTTGGATGCGACGCGAACGGGGGTGATCGCCTCCATCCAGAATCACATCCATGCCTGCCTGCGTTGCAAGCCCGATACCCTATCCCCGCAGACGGAGGACGACGAACTGGATGTGGCGAGCCTGGCCCAGTTGGCCGGTCTGAGCCGTTCCCATTTTTCCCGGTTGTTCACCCGCACGGTGGGCATGTCCCCGGCGCAATATGTCCTGAATGAACGCATGAAACGCGCGGCCCACCTGCTCGAAGCGACCGACTTGTCGGTCAAGGCCATTGCGCTGTCGGTGGGCATCCACGATCCGAACTACTTTTCGAAGCTGTTCCGCCACGCCTTCTCCCTGTCCCCCAGCGAGTTCCGCCTCAGCGGCCTGTACGTGAACAGCCGGGGCCGCCTCTGA
- a CDS encoding maltoporin — protein sequence MKRITVKKALFPLCAFFVLPLTAQAVNFSGYYRLGIGGNSKGGTQSCFQLPGAPTKYRLGNECEQWSELAWDHDIALADGSTLSGMVMGGFYNPIGHKPKFKDSNEHGGGFSRIQQMFVEWKNAAVLNGGNFWVGRRYYKRNDIHMTDLYYWNQSATGFGFDEVPIGDLRYSYVFSRKDNQNQDPYVTRHDFNVDGFKTNPGGEVQLGVSYLQEAGGSDKHSGWSVAVQHKQEGFLGGNYNTFALQYGEGPGTGLGYTGDSNLDKENKSWRLVEYFDWQTTERFGGQFQVVYQKDVRPDGDNSRWLSFGVRPVYAFTETFKLSAEIGHDQIKATDGTRKLTKFSIAPTWSPGGPGFWARPELRVYYTYATWNEAAQRAATEMNPDSALSETGAFGTDRHGSNFGVQVEYWWK from the coding sequence ATGAAAAGAATTACCGTGAAAAAGGCACTTTTCCCCTTGTGCGCCTTTTTTGTGTTGCCCTTGACGGCCCAGGCGGTCAATTTCAGCGGCTATTACCGCCTCGGGATTGGCGGCAACAGCAAAGGCGGTACGCAATCCTGCTTCCAGTTGCCCGGCGCGCCCACGAAATACCGGCTCGGCAACGAGTGCGAGCAGTGGAGCGAACTGGCCTGGGACCACGATATCGCCCTTGCCGATGGGTCGACGCTCTCCGGCATGGTCATGGGCGGCTTCTACAACCCCATCGGGCACAAGCCGAAGTTCAAGGACTCCAACGAGCATGGCGGTGGCTTCTCGCGGATCCAGCAGATGTTCGTCGAATGGAAGAACGCCGCGGTGCTCAACGGCGGCAACTTCTGGGTCGGGCGCCGCTACTACAAGCGGAACGACATCCACATGACCGACCTCTACTACTGGAACCAGAGCGCCACCGGTTTCGGTTTCGACGAAGTGCCGATCGGCGACCTGCGCTACAGCTACGTCTTCTCGCGCAAGGACAACCAGAACCAAGACCCCTACGTTACCCGTCATGATTTCAACGTCGACGGCTTCAAGACCAACCCGGGTGGCGAGGTGCAGTTGGGGGTCAGTTATCTGCAGGAGGCAGGCGGTAGCGACAAACACAGCGGCTGGTCGGTGGCCGTGCAGCACAAGCAGGAAGGCTTTCTCGGCGGCAACTACAACACCTTCGCCCTGCAATACGGCGAGGGGCCGGGCACGGGCCTGGGCTACACCGGAGATTCTAACCTGGACAAGGAGAACAAGAGCTGGCGTCTGGTCGAGTACTTCGACTGGCAAACCACGGAGCGCTTCGGCGGCCAGTTCCAGGTGGTCTACCAGAAGGACGTCCGACCCGATGGCGACAACTCGCGCTGGCTGTCGTTCGGCGTGCGGCCGGTCTACGCCTTCACCGAGACGTTCAAGCTGAGCGCCGAGATCGGCCACGACCAGATCAAGGCGACCGACGGCACCCGCAAGCTGACCAAGTTCAGCATCGCGCCGACCTGGTCGCCGGGCGGTCCGGGCTTCTGGGCGCGGCCGGAGCTGCGCGTCTACTACACCTACGCCACCTGGAACGAGGCGGCGCAGCGCGCGGCCACCGAAATGAACCCCGATTCCGCGCTGTCCGAGACCGGCGCCTTCGGTACCGACCGCCACGGCAGCAACTTCGGCGTGCAGGTGGAGTACTGGTGGAAATAG